Proteins encoded together in one Coffea arabica cultivar ET-39 chromosome 2c, Coffea Arabica ET-39 HiFi, whole genome shotgun sequence window:
- the LOC113724127 gene encoding heavy metal-associated isoprenylated plant protein 4-like translates to MSKEEKKEKEKVKVKEKEIEVITAVYKINLHCPKCAHDIRRPLLRIPGVHSADIKHEKNEVTIKGAIVAKKMHERLQKWSKKKVELISETKVKEAEKGAKETKKETIKTILIKSYMHCAECEREIRKRLLKHKGIHNVKTDIKAQTISIEGVIESEKLLTYMRKKVHKYAEIIPPKAKEKEKEKKDEKKEKEKIEVKIVEFKEVEKVAAKTKEGDTPYFVHYVYAPQLFSDENPNACSIM, encoded by the exons ATGtcgaaagaagaaaagaaagagaaagagaaagtgaaagtgAAAGAGAAAGAGATTGAAGTGATTACTGCAGTTTACAAAATTAATCTGCATTGTCCCAAGTGTGCTCATGATATCCGGAGACCCCTCTTGAGGATCCCAG GTGTTCACAGCGCAGACATAAAACATGAGAAGAATGAGGTGACAATAAAAGGAGCCATCGTAGCAAAGAAGATGCATGAAAGGCTACAAAAATGGAGCAAGAAGAAAGTTGAGCTAATATCCGAAACCAAGGTCAAGGAAGCAGAAAAAGGAgcaaaagaaaccaaaaag GAAACTATCAAGACAATATTAATAAAGTCTTACATGCATTGTGCCGAATGTGAGCGTGAAATAAGAAAGCGATTACTAAAGCACAAAG GCATTCATAATGTCAAAACAGACATTAAAGCTCAAACCATATCTATTGAAGGAGTCATTGAGTCAGAAAAACTCCTTACGTACATGCGGAAAAAAGTCCACAAATATGCAGAGATTATTCCTCCAAAAgcgaaagagaaagaaaaagagaaaaaggacgaaaagaaagaaaaagaaaaaattgaagtaAAAATTGTTGAGTTTAAAGAAGTAGAGAAAGTAGCAGCAAAAACTAAGGAAGGCGACACTCCGTATTTTGTTCATTACGTATACGCCCCTCAATTGTTTAGTGATGAAAATCCTAACGCTTGCTCCATAATGTAG
- the LOC113724736 gene encoding uncharacterized protein: MQTIKEKLNDMSHMRKAKAQAKEEEKEEVDLAKTRIQVAKEVRLAREAEAAMDLHVNKAAEKVAQQEAKYSQTKNANQLPPDAIIDPDYGASLGNEGYSTPHQTCGEDCQGPYTGHGTTSKLASNAAATGTGNLASNTAAMGTGYPTNTAGGPPTNNIL, translated from the exons ATGCAGACTATCAAAGAAAAGTTGAATGACATGAGTCATATGCGCAAGGCCAAGGCTCAGGCAAAGGAGGAGGAAAAG GAAGAGGTAGATTTGGCTAAAACAAGAATTCAAGTTGCAAAAGAGGTAAGACTGGCAAGGGAGGCAGAAGCTGCAATGGATCTACATGTGAACAAAGCTGCAGAAAAGGTGGCACAACAAGAGGCCAAGTATTCACAAACCAAGAATGCTAACCAACTCCCACCTGATGCTATAATAGATCCTGATTATGGTGCTAGCCTGGGCAATGAGGGCTACTCCACTCCTCACCAGACTTGTGGGGAGGACTGCCAAGGTCCATATACTGGTCATGGCACCACCAGCAAACTTGCCTCCAACGCTGCTGCCACAGGAACTGGCAATCTTGCCTCCAACACTGCTGCTATGGGAACTGGCTATCCAACTAACACGGCTGGGGGTCCTCCTACAAACAATATTCTTTAG
- the LOC113722872 gene encoding uncharacterized protein: MTRKKIKLAFIRNETERKTCFKKRKNGLIKKVQELSTLCGIDACAIIYGPHDQEPETWPPSPPAVLDLLERYKSLPERFRRLENQQSYTRSRVDKVHEQIRRKHNGIRENEVTNIMYRCLRGEEVQNLRWADLNELEWMVSRNLREVSRRISVLKETVPQPSAPKAPLETGGYGGNDEGMVAPELPVNEMRKFTWPSLNASMVAPVMPFGDMQNLTRLLTNARMVAPEMPSSEIQNLTWPATTTTSAVGNQMENFKWFSNNGSMVVPEMPLGLMQNPTWFTNDAPMVAPEMQNPTRFTNNASIAAPEMQNSTWSTCNSSMLAPEFSMSEMQRPTWSTNISSMVAPEMLVSDMQNWAWSTNNASMLTPDMLTNEMQNITWSANKASMVAPERPMSKMPNPAWSANKAHMVAPEMDRDELQIYAVDMDMLNVQPWLSDFVWNDSFFEPINNNGAGPSNRAP, encoded by the coding sequence ATGaccagaaaaaaaattaagttagCCTTCATTCGAAATGAAACCGAAAGAAAAACCTGcttcaaaaagagaaagaatGGCTTGATCAAAAAGGTGCAGGAGTTAAGCACCCTATGTGGCATTGATGCCTGTGCCATCATCTATGGCCCTCATGATCAGGAACCTGAGACTTGGCCTCCATCCCCACCTGCTGTGCTAGATCTGCTTGAAAGGTATAAATCTCTTCCAGAGAGATTCAGGAGGCTGGAGAACCAACAAAGCTACACCCGATCAAGGGTGGACAAGGTTCACGAGCAAATCAGGAGAAAACACAACGGCATCCGAGAGAACGAGGTCACCAACATCATGTACAGGTGCTTGCGTGGTGAGGAGGTACAAAACCTCCGCTGGGCTGATCTCAATGAGCTGGAGTGGATGGTCAGTCGAAACCTGAGAGAAGTTTCCAGAAGGATATCAGTTCTTAAGGAAACCGTGCCTCAACCATCTGCACCTAAGGCGCCTCTGGAAACAGGTGGATACGGAGGTAACGATGAAGGCATGGTTGCTCCTGAATTGCCTGTGAATGAGATGCGGAAGTTCACATGGCCCTCTCTCAATGCTTCCATGGTGGCTCCTGTAATGCCATTTGGTGATATGCAAAATCTCACACGGCTCTTGACCAATGCTCGCATGGTAGCTCCTGAAATGCCTTCCAGTGAGATCCAAAATCTCACATGGCCTGCTACTACTACAACTTCAGCAGTAGGCAATCAGATGGAGAATTTCAAGTGGTTTTCCAACAACGGTTCCATGGTGGTTCCTGAAATGCCTCTGGGTTTGATGCAGAACCCGACTTGGTTCACCAATGATGCTCCCATGGTGGCtcctgaaatgcaaaatccaACCCGGTTCACCAACAATGCTTCCATTGCGGCCCCTGAAATGCAAAATTCAACCTGGTCCACCTGCAATTCTTCCATGCTGGCTCCTGAATTCTCTATGAGCGAGATGCAACGTCCTACCTGGTCTACCAACATTTCTTCCATGGTGGCTCCTGAAATGCTTGTGAGTGACATGCAAAATTGGGCTTGGTCCACCAACAATGCTTCCATGTTGACTCCTGATATGCTAACGAATGAGATGCAAAACATCACATGGTCTGCTAACAAAGCTTCCATGGTGGCTCCTGAAAGGCCTATGAGTAAGATGCCAAATCCCGCATGGTCTGCTAACAAGGCTCATATGGTGGCTCCTGAAATGGATAGGGATGAGTTGCAAATCTATGCAGTGGACATGGATATGCTAAATGTTCAACCTTGGCTTAGTGATTTTGTGTGGAATGACTCTTTCtttgaacccatcaacaacaaTGGTGCTGGACCTAGCAATCGTGCTCCTTAA
- the LOC113723101 gene encoding AT-hook motif nuclear-localized protein 23-like, which produces MAGLDLGSASRFVTQLHRPDLQLQRPVANSEDDSNRNQFSGENDDESHQAGLELVTSNTSSGDVVARRPRGRPPGSKNKPKPPVIITRESANTLRAHILEVSSGCDVFESVATYARKRQRGICILSGSGTVNNVSLRQPAAAGSVVTLHGRFEILSLSGSFLPPPAPPGATSLTIYLAGGQGQVVGGNVVGALIASGPVIVIAASFTNVAYERLPLDEDDHSLQMQPPAASQTSGGGGGSGGSGAGAGGSNNQFSDPSLGLPFFNLPINMPNSQLPMEGGGWTGNSTGRPQY; this is translated from the coding sequence ATGGCTGGTTTAGACTTAGGCTCAGCTTCTCGCTTTGTTACTCAGCTTCACAGGCCTGATCTCCAGCTTCAAAGACCAGTGGCCAACTCCGAAGATGACAGCAATCGGAACCAATTTTCCGGCGAGAACGACGATGAATCTCACCAAGCTGGTCTAGAGCTGGTCACATCAAACACAAGCTCAGGCGATGTTGTGGCTCGTCGGCCAAGAGGCCGGCCACCTGGCTCCAAAAACAAGCCTAAACCCCCGGTGATAATCACCCGAGAGAGCGCCAACACGCTCCGGGCACATATATTAGAGGTCAGCAGCGGCTGTGATGTGTTTGAATCAGTTGCAACGTATGCTAGAAAAAGGCAAAGAGGTATTTGCATATTGAGTGGTAGTGGCACCGTCAACAATGTGAGCTTGAGGCAACCGGCTGCTGCGGGCTCAGTCGTGACGTTACATGGCCGGTTCGAGATTTTATCATTGTCGGGCTCCTTCCTTCCACCGCCAGCTCCACCGGGTGCCACCAGTTTGACCATATATTTGGCTGGTGGACAAGGTCAAGTTGTTGGAGGAAATGTTGTGGGAGCTTTGATTGCTTCTGGACCTGTGATTGTTATTGCTGCTTCTTTCACTAACGTAGCATATGAAAGGCTGCCTTTGGATGAAGATGATCACTCACTTCAGATGCAGCCACCTGCGGCGTCTCAGACCTCCGGTGGTGGCGGTGGCAGTGGGGGTAGTGGTGCTGGTGCTGGTGGCTCAAATAATCAATTTTCTGATCCATCTTTAGGGCTTCCCTTTTTCAATCTGCCGATAAATATGCCTAATAGTCAGCTTCCAATGGAGGGTGGAGGATGGACAGGGAACTCGACGGGGCGGCCACAGTATTAG